The Bacillus sp. Y1 genome has a window encoding:
- the moaD gene encoding molybdopterin converting factor subunit 1, protein MNKVMFFAHLRDAAGEESVSLDLTGKTVAEAKVILSERYGVNLDTVMAAVNEEFAGDEDVLSDGDVVAFIPPVSGDK, encoded by the coding sequence GCTCATTTGCGCGATGCGGCTGGAGAAGAATCAGTATCGTTAGACCTTACTGGAAAAACAGTTGCTGAAGCAAAGGTGATTTTAAGTGAGCGGTATGGAGTGAATTTGGATACCGTTATGGCAGCTGTAAATGAAGAATTTGCTGGTGACGAAGATGTGTTGAGTGATGGAGATGTGGTTGCTTTTATACCACCAGTTAGTGGGGATAAGTGA
- a CDS encoding uracil-DNA glycosylase, translating to MKLEKKDCFKCQYFYVTWDPHFPKGCKAFGFKTRQLPSVEVMKASGQACLRFEKK from the coding sequence ATGAAGCTGGAAAAAAAGGACTGCTTTAAGTGCCAGTATTTCTACGTGACCTGGGACCCTCATTTTCCAAAGGGATGCAAAGCATTTGGGTTTAAAACAAGACAGCTTCCGTCAGTTGAGGTAATGAAGGCTTCGGGCCAGGCTTGCCTGCGTTTTGAGAAAAAGTAA
- a CDS encoding DUF4230 domain-containing protein, which yields MNEKDVQTQLEALQKELTEAKQQMAASIAVNELQHHNRPKARVIPKSITWKLIGIALFILVIIGAIFTIKGTNQTTVQKGSFIEQIKDLSSLASSQAYVKAVIEKEDNQLFGKEISTNLPGTKRKFLLIIPGTVTAGVDLTGITESNLHVSEEEKTIEIKLPQASIIQEPTLDFDQAQVYSVEGIFRDEVNWNEAYELAEEAKRLVKEEALSQGLIEVAEKNAEKTLTEFFSALGYRAVITYDE from the coding sequence ATGAACGAGAAAGATGTACAGACGCAATTAGAGGCCTTGCAGAAGGAACTTACGGAAGCGAAGCAGCAAATGGCGGCCTCGATTGCAGTCAATGAACTGCAGCATCACAACCGACCAAAAGCAAGAGTGATTCCGAAATCAATAACATGGAAGCTAATAGGGATAGCCTTATTCATTCTAGTCATAATCGGAGCGATTTTTACGATAAAGGGAACCAATCAAACTACCGTACAAAAAGGTAGTTTCATAGAGCAAATAAAAGACTTGTCGTCACTTGCGTCATCACAGGCATACGTGAAGGCGGTTATTGAAAAAGAGGACAATCAGCTGTTTGGGAAGGAAATTAGTACGAATCTTCCAGGAACAAAGAGAAAGTTCCTTCTTATTATCCCGGGCACGGTTACGGCAGGAGTTGACTTAACCGGAATCACCGAATCAAATCTCCATGTAAGTGAAGAAGAAAAGACAATAGAAATCAAGCTTCCACAAGCTTCTATTATCCAAGAGCCAACACTAGATTTTGATCAAGCTCAAGTGTATTCAGTGGAAGGAATCTTTCGGGATGAAGTGAATTGGAATGAGGCTTACGAGCTCGCAGAGGAAGCCAAGAGGCTCGTAAAGGAAGAGGCACTATCTCAAGGGCTAATTGAGGTGGCAGAAAAAAATGCAGAGAAAACATTAACAGAGTTTTTCTCAGCACTTGGATATCGCGCGGTGATCACATATGATGAGTAA
- the gerQ gene encoding spore coat protein GerQ yields MSQNYDPNAFYRQTGYQQPYFGAPVQPSAPKYPTAGQVAGAGTGAPTYGAPTYPTMPAGSTIPPTGAVPGYSGAFNAPSAGPQVPGMLPLEESYIENIFRLNKGKLTTVYTNFDGNDEGLSRTFKGIIEAAGRDHLILSDPQTGMRYLIPMVYFAYATFDEELEYDYPGFTPGLATYPPR; encoded by the coding sequence TTGTCACAAAATTATGATCCAAATGCTTTCTACAGACAAACAGGGTATCAACAACCTTATTTCGGAGCCCCTGTCCAGCCAAGTGCACCAAAATACCCGACAGCTGGCCAAGTAGCCGGTGCCGGCACCGGGGCACCTACATACGGTGCACCGACCTATCCTACTATGCCAGCGGGATCAACGATTCCACCAACAGGAGCTGTTCCTGGTTACTCAGGTGCCTTTAACGCGCCATCAGCTGGTCCTCAAGTACCTGGTATGCTACCGCTTGAGGAATCGTATATCGAAAACATCTTCCGCCTGAACAAAGGAAAGCTAACCACCGTGTACACCAATTTTGACGGAAACGATGAAGGTTTATCCAGAACCTTTAAGGGAATTATAGAAGCTGCTGGACGTGATCACTTAATCCTAAGCGATCCACAAACCGGCATGAGATACTTAATTCCAATGGTGTACTTCGCATATGCAACCTTTGATGAGGAACTTGAGTATGACTATCCTGGTTTCACTCCTGGATTAGCCACTTATCCTCCGAGGTAA
- a CDS encoding DUF423 domain-containing protein, with translation MKTFIILGAINAFLAVAFGAFGAHGLEGRVEQKYLEIWKTGVTYQMFHATGLLIVGVLLGRLPANALLSWSGWMMVIGIILFSGSLYVMTLTKISILGAITPLGGLSFLAAWILIVVAAVKYL, from the coding sequence TTGAAAACGTTTATTATTCTTGGAGCCATTAATGCATTTTTAGCAGTGGCATTTGGGGCCTTTGGAGCACACGGGCTTGAAGGGCGAGTGGAGCAAAAGTACTTGGAGATTTGGAAAACCGGAGTAACGTATCAAATGTTTCATGCAACCGGCTTACTGATTGTAGGTGTATTGCTTGGACGCTTGCCGGCCAATGCGCTTTTATCATGGTCAGGCTGGATGATGGTAATTGGTATCATTCTTTTCTCGGGTAGCTTGTACGTCATGACGTTAACGAAAATTAGCATCCTTGGTGCCATTACACCATTAGGGGGCTTGTCGTTTTTAGCTGCTTGGATATTAATCGTGGTTGCAGCAGTAAAATATTTGTAA
- a CDS encoding cell wall hydrolase → MGVIPYTEEHVKLLARLIRAEAEGDGNLGMLLVGNVGVNRVRGQCLDFKDIRDLRKMVFQRPGGFEATVKGYFYQAPRENEIKLARRVIKGERFHPGSNALWFFRPTGACPSQWYNQWNTGRFKAHCFFSPTQQNCPKVY, encoded by the coding sequence ATGGGTGTGATCCCTTACACAGAAGAGCATGTAAAGCTGTTGGCCCGATTAATTCGAGCAGAAGCTGAAGGCGATGGAAATTTAGGTATGCTGTTAGTTGGAAATGTTGGGGTGAACAGAGTAAGGGGACAATGTCTGGATTTTAAAGACATTCGTGACTTACGAAAAATGGTCTTTCAGCGTCCTGGTGGATTTGAAGCAACCGTCAAAGGATACTTTTATCAAGCTCCAAGAGAAAATGAGATAAAGCTTGCAAGGCGTGTGATAAAAGGGGAGCGATTTCACCCCGGTTCAAATGCACTTTGGTTTTTTAGACCAACTGGTGCCTGTCCCTCTCAGTGGTATAACCAGTGGAACACAGGCCGCTTTAAGGCACACTGTTTCTTCAGTCCAACACAGCAGAATTGTCCGAAAGTCTATTAA
- a CDS encoding YwdI family protein, producing the protein MDISVQKLLLKMEQELQAAKLSGTNSQVRERVQAIKTLCELVLESQSGETTRELPRSQPVIPTNEKQILTPSPLQTQPKKLQIDDESNGDSLFDF; encoded by the coding sequence TTGGATATTAGTGTGCAAAAGCTACTTTTAAAAATGGAACAGGAGCTGCAGGCAGCTAAATTAAGTGGGACAAACTCACAAGTGAGAGAACGAGTTCAAGCGATTAAAACGTTATGCGAGCTTGTGCTTGAAAGTCAATCGGGTGAGACCACACGTGAACTACCCCGTAGTCAGCCTGTGATTCCAACAAACGAAAAGCAAATTCTAACTCCTTCACCCCTTCAAACACAGCCGAAAAAGCTACAAATAGATGATGAAAGCAATGGAGATTCACTGTTTGATTTTTAA
- a CDS encoding MoeB/ThiF family adenylyltransferase, producing MDDRYSRQILFSPIGKNGQDKLGSKHVLMIGAGALGSGNGEVLTRAGVGKLTIVDRDYVEASNLQRQQLYTEEDVREKLPKAIAAEKRLRAINSDVEIVPVVGDASPDMLEDLVVDVDLILDATDNFETRMAINDISQKYKIPWIYGACVGSFGMSFTIIPGKTPCLNCLLKRIPIQGMTCDTGGIIGPAVQMVIAHQSAEVLKILVEDWEAVRDSFASFDLWRNQYTSMKMGKAKDPGCLSCGDLREYPYLDKENLSRSTVLCGRDTVQIRPPRQSELNLGDLASRLVKLGYVVKANPYLLSVEMDEQRVVIFKDGRGLVHGTKDMSQARSIYQRLLG from the coding sequence ATGGATGATCGGTATTCGAGGCAAATTCTTTTTTCACCGATTGGAAAAAATGGACAGGACAAGCTAGGCTCTAAACATGTGTTGATGATTGGCGCCGGTGCACTTGGATCGGGAAATGGAGAGGTGCTTACGCGCGCGGGTGTTGGGAAGCTAACGATTGTGGATAGAGATTATGTAGAAGCGAGCAATCTTCAAAGACAGCAGCTGTATACGGAAGAAGATGTTCGAGAAAAGCTTCCGAAGGCGATTGCAGCTGAAAAGAGATTGCGGGCCATTAACAGCGATGTTGAGATTGTGCCGGTTGTTGGAGATGCATCGCCTGACATGCTCGAGGACCTTGTCGTGGATGTGGACTTGATTTTGGATGCGACTGATAATTTTGAAACTCGAATGGCCATTAACGATATATCGCAAAAGTACAAAATCCCTTGGATCTATGGCGCTTGTGTAGGGAGCTTCGGCATGAGCTTTACGATTATTCCAGGCAAAACTCCTTGCTTAAATTGTTTGCTGAAAAGAATCCCTATTCAAGGAATGACCTGTGATACAGGAGGAATTATCGGACCGGCTGTGCAGATGGTTATTGCTCATCAGTCAGCAGAGGTACTGAAGATTCTTGTAGAGGATTGGGAGGCGGTTCGTGATTCGTTTGCGAGCTTTGATTTATGGCGAAATCAATACACGAGCATGAAAATGGGTAAAGCAAAGGACCCAGGCTGCTTGTCATGTGGAGATCTTCGGGAGTATCCGTATTTGGACAAGGAAAATCTTTCGCGCTCAACGGTACTCTGTGGTCGTGATACGGTGCAAATCCGGCCACCACGACAAAGTGAGCTAAATTTAGGAGATTTAGCGAGTCGACTAGTTAAGTTGGGTTACGTGGTGAAGGCAAATCCGTATTTGCTTTCAGTTGAAATGGACGAGCAACGTGTCGTTATTTTTAAAGATGGACGAGGACTGGTTCATGGAACAAAGGATATGAGTCAGGCGCGTTCGATTTATCAGAGATTGTTGGGGTAG
- a CDS encoding uracil-DNA glycosylase, protein MSNLNGWESYIGDEFKQEYFTKLDRLIEEESERYTIYPKREHIFSALQYTSYEQVKVVILGQDPYHGPEQAHGLSFSVLPGVPTPPSLKNIFKELQSDIGIPVPNHGYLKNWADEGVLLLNTVLTVRAAQAHSHKKIGWEIFTDAVIKKLSEREKPMVFVLWGKPAQEKKRLISNHHFIIESPHPSPLSAHRGFFGSRPFSKANDWLKENGYTEIDWTIK, encoded by the coding sequence ATGAGTAATTTGAATGGCTGGGAATCTTACATCGGGGATGAGTTTAAACAGGAATACTTCACAAAGCTCGATCGCCTGATTGAAGAGGAGTCTGAACGGTATACAATCTATCCGAAAAGAGAGCATATCTTTTCTGCACTACAGTACACATCGTATGAGCAGGTGAAGGTCGTCATACTCGGTCAAGATCCATATCATGGCCCAGAGCAAGCTCATGGTCTGAGCTTCTCGGTCCTACCAGGAGTTCCTACGCCTCCATCGTTAAAAAATATTTTCAAAGAGTTACAGAGTGATATAGGCATTCCCGTACCAAACCACGGATATTTAAAAAATTGGGCCGATGAAGGAGTTCTGCTGTTAAACACTGTCCTAACCGTTCGAGCGGCACAGGCTCATTCCCATAAAAAAATAGGCTGGGAAATCTTTACGGATGCAGTGATTAAAAAGCTTAGTGAGAGAGAGAAACCGATGGTGTTTGTGTTATGGGGGAAACCAGCACAAGAGAAAAAGAGGTTGATTTCCAACCATCATTTTATAATTGAATCTCCTCATCCAAGCCCGCTTTCAGCTCATCGCGGCTTCTTTGGGAGCCGACCGTTTTCAAAAGCAAATGACTGGCTGAAGGAAAATGGCTACACAGAGATTGATTGGACAATTAAATGA